A genomic segment from Pediococcus acidilactici encodes:
- a CDS encoding valine--tRNA ligase encodes MTKEVEMSTKYEPQKVEQGRYQEWVEKGLFKPNGDKKAKPYSIVIPPPNVTGKLHLGHAWDTTLQDMLIRQKRMQGYDTVWVPGMDHAGIATQAKVEAKLREQGVSRYDLGREKFIDKVWEWKDEYADTIHQQWAKMGLSLDYDRERFTLDEGLSKAVRKVFVTLYNEGLIYRGEYIINWDPQARTALSDIEVEHQDDQGAFYHVKYFFADPDFTFNGKNYIEIATTRPETMFGDVAIAVHPSDERYQDLVGKEVILPLQGRHLPIIADQYVDPEFGTGMVKITPAHDPNDFQVGNRHNLERINTMNDDASMNENAGKYEGLDRFEARKAMVKDLEDQGYMIKIDPIVHSVGHSERTGVQVESRLSTQWFVKMDKLAKMALANQDTDDKVNFIPERFEHTFKQWMENAHDWVISRQLWWGHQIPAWYHKKTGEVYVGEEAPKDVENWEQDPDVLDTWFSSALWPFTTMGWPDENAADFKRYFPTSTLVTGYDIIFFWVARMIFQSLKFTGKRPFKDVLLHGLIRDEQGRKMSKSLGNGIDPMDVIDKYGADALRWFLSNGSTAGQDLRFSYTKLDAAWNFINKIWNASRYVIMNLDQVDKPQLPALNELNLADRWILSRLNHTVEQVTHFFDVYDFGEAGRALYTFIWDDFCDWYIEMSKEILNGDDQTAQVNTQNVLAYVLDQTLRLLHPVMPFVTEKIWLSMPHEGESLVTAAYPVSHPELTDEAAEEGMSHLIELIKAVRNIRSEAGAPMSSPVDLLIKTDNEALVKLFNENRDYIDRFCHPAEFELGATVEAPKLSMSAVITDGEIYIPLAELVDLDEEIARLEKEEQKYEQEVSRVVKKLQNEKFVNNAPAAVVEEQRAKKTDYEGKLAATRRRLADIRSGK; translated from the coding sequence ATGACCAAAGAAGTTGAGATGTCGACCAAGTACGAACCTCAAAAGGTCGAACAGGGCCGCTACCAAGAGTGGGTCGAAAAGGGGTTATTTAAACCTAATGGAGATAAGAAAGCAAAACCATATTCAATTGTAATTCCGCCTCCTAACGTTACTGGAAAATTGCATTTAGGCCATGCGTGGGACACTACGTTACAAGATATGTTGATCCGGCAAAAGCGGATGCAAGGCTACGATACGGTTTGGGTACCAGGAATGGACCATGCCGGGATCGCCACTCAAGCAAAGGTGGAAGCTAAGCTCCGTGAACAAGGGGTTTCTCGGTATGATTTAGGCCGGGAAAAGTTCATTGATAAGGTATGGGAGTGGAAAGACGAGTACGCCGACACCATCCACCAACAATGGGCTAAGATGGGACTCTCCCTCGATTACGATCGGGAACGGTTTACCCTTGATGAAGGTCTATCTAAGGCCGTCCGGAAAGTATTCGTTACTTTATACAACGAAGGCTTGATTTACCGGGGTGAATACATCATTAACTGGGATCCGCAGGCGCGGACTGCGCTTTCAGATATTGAAGTAGAGCACCAAGATGACCAAGGTGCCTTCTACCACGTGAAGTATTTCTTCGCAGATCCAGATTTTACTTTTAACGGGAAAAATTACATCGAAATTGCGACAACTCGGCCAGAAACGATGTTCGGCGACGTTGCCATTGCTGTTCACCCAAGCGACGAACGTTACCAAGACTTGGTAGGCAAGGAAGTTATTTTGCCGCTTCAAGGCCGTCATCTTCCAATCATTGCTGACCAGTACGTGGATCCGGAGTTTGGGACTGGAATGGTGAAGATTACGCCTGCGCACGACCCTAACGATTTCCAAGTGGGTAACCGGCATAATCTGGAACGAATCAACACGATGAATGACGATGCTTCCATGAACGAGAACGCGGGCAAGTACGAAGGCCTAGATCGTTTTGAAGCGCGTAAGGCAATGGTTAAGGACCTCGAAGACCAAGGCTACATGATTAAGATTGACCCAATTGTCCACAGCGTGGGTCATTCTGAACGAACCGGCGTACAAGTCGAATCCCGTTTGTCGACGCAATGGTTCGTTAAAATGGATAAGCTGGCTAAGATGGCGTTAGCAAACCAAGACACGGACGACAAGGTTAACTTCATCCCCGAACGCTTCGAGCACACTTTCAAACAGTGGATGGAAAACGCCCACGATTGGGTAATTTCCCGGCAACTATGGTGGGGACACCAAATCCCAGCTTGGTATCACAAGAAAACTGGCGAAGTTTACGTAGGCGAAGAAGCTCCTAAAGACGTTGAAAACTGGGAACAAGATCCCGACGTACTAGACACTTGGTTCTCAAGTGCATTGTGGCCATTTACCACGATGGGTTGGCCGGACGAAAACGCGGCGGACTTTAAGCGCTACTTCCCAACTAGCACGTTGGTAACCGGCTATGACATCATCTTCTTCTGGGTTGCCCGGATGATCTTCCAAAGCTTGAAGTTTACCGGCAAGCGGCCGTTTAAAGACGTATTGTTGCACGGATTGATCCGTGACGAACAGGGACGCAAGATGAGTAAGTCGCTAGGAAACGGAATCGACCCAATGGACGTAATTGATAAATACGGTGCGGATGCACTGCGTTGGTTCCTTTCTAATGGTTCTACGGCGGGTCAAGACTTGCGGTTTAGCTACACTAAGTTGGATGCTGCTTGGAACTTTATTAACAAGATTTGGAACGCGAGTCGTTACGTAATCATGAACTTAGACCAAGTTGATAAGCCACAGTTACCAGCATTGAACGAACTTAACCTTGCTGATCGCTGGATTTTAAGTCGCCTAAACCACACGGTGGAACAAGTTACCCACTTCTTTGACGTTTACGACTTCGGGGAAGCTGGACGTGCATTGTACACCTTCATTTGGGATGATTTCTGTGATTGGTACATCGAAATGAGTAAGGAAATTCTCAATGGTGATGATCAAACTGCTCAAGTAAATACCCAAAACGTATTGGCATACGTCCTAGACCAAACATTACGGCTCTTACACCCGGTAATGCCGTTTGTAACTGAAAAGATTTGGTTGTCGATGCCACACGAAGGTGAATCACTAGTAACGGCTGCTTACCCAGTTAGTCATCCAGAATTAACTGACGAGGCTGCTGAAGAAGGGATGAGCCACTTGATTGAATTGATTAAGGCGGTTCGAAACATTCGTTCTGAAGCGGGAGCTCCAATGTCTAGTCCTGTAGACCTCTTAATCAAGACGGATAACGAAGCACTGGTTAAACTGTTTAATGAAAACCGCGACTATATTGACCGCTTCTGTCATCCAGCAGAATTTGAACTAGGGGCAACGGTGGAAGCACCAAAGCTTTCCATGTCGGCAGTGATTACCGATGGCGAAATTTACATTCCGCTAGCAGAATTAGTTGACCTAGACGAAGAAATTGCTCGTTTGGAAAAGGAAGAGCAAAAATACGAACAAGAAGTTAGTCGGGTGGTCAAGAAGCTGCAAAACGAGAAGTTCGTTAACAACGCTCCGGCAGCCGTCGTTGAAGAACAACGGGCCAAGAAGACCGATTACGAAGGCAAATTGGCGGCTACCCGTCGGCGACTTGCGGACATTCGTTCTGGCAAATAG
- the tpx gene encoding thiol peroxidase, whose translation MEILRGGQKVELVGNPPEVGDQLPKFKVFTAKGAKVKTRDLLGKPLLLSVVPDLNTRICSIQTKAFNQQADNYPGVRFVTISNNLPQDQANWCAAEGVNNLEVLSDHELSFGYEMKLYIPNAGYLARSIFIADASGKIIYREIVPELHSEPNYEAALEVIKQL comes from the coding sequence ATGGAAATATTACGTGGTGGACAAAAGGTTGAACTAGTTGGCAATCCGCCCGAAGTGGGCGACCAATTACCAAAGTTTAAAGTCTTTACGGCGAAGGGCGCGAAGGTTAAAACGCGCGATTTACTTGGTAAACCGTTGTTATTAAGCGTGGTGCCCGATTTAAACACGCGAATTTGCAGCATTCAAACGAAGGCCTTTAACCAACAGGCGGATAATTATCCGGGGGTCCGGTTTGTCACAATTTCTAACAATTTACCGCAAGACCAAGCAAACTGGTGCGCTGCTGAAGGGGTGAATAACCTGGAAGTACTCTCGGACCATGAGTTATCGTTTGGGTATGAAATGAAGCTGTATATTCCAAACGCAGGGTACTTAGCACGGAGTATTTTCATCGCTGACGCATCCGGTAAGATCATTTACCGAGAAATCGTTCCTGAATTACATTCCGAGCCAAACTATGAGGCTGCACTAGAAGTAATTAAACAATTGTAA
- the thiI gene encoding tRNA 4-thiouridine(8) synthase ThiI: MEYTEIMVRYGELSTKGKNRKDFIARLGGNIRKSLKDFEQVVVHPNRDRTHVTLNGASSAAVIARLKRVFGIQNLSPMLKVEKSMEAVQEGALAMMKEQLKPQMTFKINTRRSDKDFPINTDTMNRELGGFILEHFPESQVKMKNPDITLRVEIRSNGIFLTSEVIDGAGGLPVGTAGKGMMMLSGGIDSPVAAYLGMKRGVEMEMVHFFSPPYTSEQALAKAKELSGKLAAYSGNVQFLQVPFAEIQETIKEKCPEGYLMTIQRRMMLRLTVALAQKRGGLAIFNGESLGQVASQTMESMMAINDVTTMPIIRPVVSMDKNEIIEIAKEIDTYDLSIMPFEDCCTIFAPPAPKTRPDLEKARYYESKIDVEGLMKRALEGVQVTNIHAGEEFLNQNEEVFAELL, from the coding sequence ATGGAATATACGGAAATTATGGTTCGCTACGGCGAACTATCTACCAAGGGAAAAAACCGGAAAGATTTTATTGCCCGCTTGGGTGGTAATATCCGTAAAAGTTTGAAAGACTTTGAACAAGTAGTAGTCCATCCCAACCGGGACCGGACGCACGTAACCTTAAACGGAGCAAGCAGCGCTGCAGTAATTGCCCGGTTAAAACGGGTTTTTGGAATCCAAAACTTGTCCCCAATGTTGAAAGTCGAGAAGTCAATGGAAGCCGTCCAAGAGGGCGCTTTAGCAATGATGAAAGAACAACTAAAGCCCCAAATGACTTTCAAAATCAATACCCGTCGTTCGGATAAGGATTTTCCAATCAATACCGACACGATGAACCGGGAACTAGGGGGCTTCATTTTAGAACACTTCCCGGAAAGCCAGGTTAAAATGAAGAATCCGGACATTACTTTGCGGGTGGAAATCCGTTCAAACGGAATCTTTCTGACCAGTGAAGTAATTGATGGTGCTGGTGGGCTACCAGTTGGAACCGCTGGAAAGGGTATGATGATGCTTTCTGGAGGGATTGATTCGCCAGTTGCCGCATACCTTGGGATGAAACGCGGCGTTGAGATGGAAATGGTCCACTTCTTTAGCCCGCCATACACGAGTGAACAAGCTTTGGCAAAGGCCAAGGAACTAAGTGGTAAGTTGGCTGCTTACTCCGGAAACGTCCAGTTTTTGCAAGTACCGTTTGCTGAAATTCAAGAGACCATTAAGGAAAAGTGTCCGGAAGGCTACTTAATGACGATCCAACGGCGAATGATGCTGCGGTTAACCGTGGCACTGGCGCAAAAACGGGGTGGCTTAGCTATCTTTAACGGTGAGTCACTTGGCCAAGTAGCCTCACAAACTATGGAAAGCATGATGGCAATTAACGACGTTACCACCATGCCAATTATTCGGCCGGTAGTTTCGATGGATAAAAACGAAATCATTGAAATTGCTAAGGAAATTGACACCTACGATTTATCAATTATGCCATTTGAAGACTGTTGTACAATTTTCGCTCCGCCAGCACCGAAGACGCGTCCAGACTTAGAAAAGGCCCGTTATTACGAAAGCAAGATTGACGTAGAAGGTTTGATGAAGCGGGCTCTTGAGGGAGTTCAGGTCACCAATATTCACGCTGGCGAGGAATTTTTAAACCAAAATGAAGAAGTTTTTGCGGAACTTCTTTAA
- a CDS encoding cysteine desulfurase: MIYFDNSATTQVDKAVLETYQKVSNQIWGNPSSLHNMGETAFNLLEQSRKQIADLLNVQPHEIFFTSGGTEGDNWIIKGTAIEKRAYGKHLITTAVEHPAVQNTMAQLEQLGFDVTYLPVDDEGRISVQDLKDAIRPDTILVSIMAVNNEIGTVQPLTEVAEVLKDYPKIHFHVDAVQGIGKGIQAAIMNDRVDFVTFSGHKFHAPRGVGFIYARQGRRIAPLMTGGGQEKNLRSGTENLPAIVAMAKALRLLLTDEKQKVAHQAAVKKAIYDHVTSFDKVVAFSKCAPDFAPHILCFAIKGVRGETIVHAFESHDIYISTTSACSSKKQQASSTLTAMNVDQKISTSAVRVSLDSANTMEEAERFNKVFDQLYQNFSKINQNA, from the coding sequence ATGATTTACTTTGACAATAGTGCAACTACGCAAGTTGATAAAGCAGTCTTAGAAACTTACCAAAAGGTTAGCAACCAAATATGGGGCAATCCGTCTAGTTTACACAACATGGGGGAAACCGCATTTAATTTGCTGGAGCAGTCACGTAAACAAATTGCGGACTTGTTAAATGTTCAACCACACGAAATCTTCTTTACCAGTGGTGGTACGGAAGGTGACAATTGGATAATTAAGGGAACCGCAATCGAAAAGCGTGCCTACGGGAAGCATTTGATTACCACTGCGGTAGAACATCCGGCGGTGCAAAATACGATGGCTCAGTTGGAACAGCTCGGCTTTGACGTTACTTATTTACCGGTTGATGATGAAGGACGGATTAGCGTTCAAGATTTGAAGGATGCAATTCGACCAGATACGATTTTAGTTTCCATCATGGCGGTTAATAATGAAATCGGTACGGTGCAGCCACTCACTGAAGTTGCCGAAGTGTTAAAGGATTACCCTAAGATTCACTTCCATGTCGATGCGGTTCAGGGAATCGGTAAGGGAATCCAAGCGGCCATCATGAACGACCGGGTTGACTTTGTAACCTTTTCAGGACATAAATTCCACGCCCCTCGGGGTGTCGGCTTTATCTACGCCCGGCAAGGTCGGCGAATTGCGCCGTTGATGACCGGTGGGGGGCAGGAAAAGAACTTACGCAGCGGTACCGAAAATCTGCCAGCAATTGTAGCGATGGCGAAGGCCCTGCGCTTGTTACTGACTGATGAGAAGCAAAAAGTTGCGCACCAAGCGGCGGTGAAGAAGGCAATTTATGACCACGTAACTAGTTTTGATAAAGTGGTGGCTTTTTCGAAATGTGCTCCCGACTTTGCACCCCATATTTTATGCTTTGCGATTAAGGGGGTCCGGGGAGAAACCATCGTCCATGCATTTGAAAGTCACGACATTTACATTTCAACGACGAGCGCTTGCTCTTCTAAGAAACAACAAGCGTCTAGCACCTTGACGGCCATGAATGTTGACCAAAAAATTTCGACCAGCGCAGTCCGCGTTAGTTTAGACAGTGCCAACACTATGGAAGAAGCAGAGCGCTTCAACAAGGTGTTTGACCAGTTATACCAAAACTTTTCTAAAATTAATCAAAACGCTTAG
- the ezrA gene encoding septation ring formation regulator EzrA, with translation MIIVLISVIVVAILVYLGIVAYQRYLLKQVDELLNRKADISESPIRQKLMEVSSMNLTGSSAVGLDNIRNDYQEIIDHRLPEVEDIANHSRQNINDMKIFEARKDISTVSETLDAIEEETKRLNDQLDNIQRIDQEQRDAVKVLRMKYQEIGKQLLDQNLSLGPSIDLLEEKLSRLNDDFDTFNQTVDAGDHEKAEGQLKKLKASTTEIEAEIKAIPALYDELTNLFPSQIEEVRDGYDQLINHNYAFENDTVKDEIKAIKAKINDNLETLGNLRLDAVRANNKAIEIRIDELYDILQTEIDARKSVEHNFNVITRFLDHAEKQNKVLLSEIARLDQSYVLSDDQLNLGQVLEGQLNDIRNEHDRDTERITNQPVVYSEIVERLKEENEQLTEIEDRQAALNSELQEMVDSEKDARTRLQQYDNEIHNIKRHVETLNLPGIPEGYMDYFFVVSDEIEKVGSDMNQVRINMGMINRELDMVSTDIQTLIKKTSDLTDDAAISEAAIQYANRYRHTDEEVAAASQQAQKLFDKDHRYNESLSVISKALDKVEPGAIENITENYYQQKKTEY, from the coding sequence ATGATCATAGTATTGATTTCAGTCATCGTGGTAGCGATTTTAGTCTACCTCGGGATTGTCGCATATCAACGTTATTTACTAAAACAGGTCGATGAACTGTTAAACCGCAAGGCGGATATTAGCGAATCACCGATCCGCCAGAAGTTAATGGAAGTATCTTCAATGAACTTAACCGGATCATCTGCGGTCGGTTTGGATAACATCCGAAATGACTATCAAGAAATCATTGATCACCGCTTGCCCGAAGTTGAAGATATTGCTAACCATTCGCGTCAAAATATCAACGATATGAAGATTTTTGAGGCGCGGAAAGATATTTCAACGGTTAGTGAAACTTTAGATGCGATTGAAGAGGAGACCAAACGCTTGAACGACCAGTTGGATAATATTCAACGAATCGATCAAGAACAGCGTGACGCGGTCAAGGTCTTGCGCATGAAGTACCAAGAAATTGGCAAGCAATTGCTTGACCAAAACTTATCTTTGGGGCCAAGTATCGACTTGCTTGAAGAAAAGCTATCCCGGTTGAATGATGATTTTGATACGTTTAACCAAACTGTTGACGCTGGAGACCACGAAAAGGCGGAAGGTCAACTCAAAAAGCTGAAGGCAAGTACTACTGAGATTGAAGCGGAAATTAAGGCAATTCCGGCACTGTATGATGAATTGACCAATCTGTTCCCTTCACAAATCGAAGAAGTTCGTGACGGCTATGACCAATTGATTAACCATAATTACGCTTTTGAAAACGATACGGTTAAGGATGAAATCAAGGCGATTAAAGCGAAGATTAACGACAATCTGGAAACTCTCGGAAACCTCCGTTTGGATGCCGTGCGTGCTAATAATAAGGCGATTGAAATCCGGATTGACGAATTATACGACATTTTGCAGACCGAAATTGACGCTCGCAAATCAGTGGAGCACAACTTCAACGTAATTACTCGATTCCTTGATCACGCTGAAAAACAAAACAAGGTGTTGCTTTCCGAGATTGCTCGGCTGGACCAAAGCTACGTTTTAAGTGATGACCAGCTCAACTTAGGTCAAGTTCTGGAAGGGCAATTAAACGATATTCGAAACGAACACGACCGGGATACGGAACGAATCACTAACCAACCGGTGGTTTACTCTGAAATCGTGGAACGCTTAAAGGAAGAAAACGAACAATTAACTGAAATTGAAGACCGACAAGCGGCCTTAAACAGTGAACTACAAGAAATGGTTGACAGTGAAAAGGACGCGCGCACGCGTTTGCAACAATATGATAACGAGATTCATAACATTAAGCGGCACGTAGAGACCCTTAACTTACCAGGAATTCCAGAAGGGTACATGGATTACTTCTTTGTCGTTAGTGACGAGATTGAAAAAGTTGGTAGTGATATGAATCAAGTGCGGATTAACATGGGGATGATTAACCGTGAGTTAGACATGGTCAGCACGGATATTCAAACCTTAATTAAGAAGACTTCTGATTTAACGGATGATGCCGCAATTAGTGAAGCAGCTATTCAATACGCCAACCGTTACCGGCACACCGATGAAGAAGTGGCGGCAGCTAGTCAACAAGCCCAAAAGCTTTTTGATAAGGATCACCGTTACAACGAAAGTCTTTCAGTGATTTCTAAGGCACTAGATAAAGTTGAGCCAGGAGCAATTGAGAACATCACGGAAAATTACTACCAACAAAAGAAAACGGAATATTAA
- a CDS encoding GAF domain-containing protein: MSKTIAPIIIDQIDALLTGEPHPIANLANAAALLYSEISDINWAGFYLYHSATDELILGPFQGKVACMHIQNGSGVCGTALKRQSTLRVDNVHEFPGHIACDSASNSEIVIPLMVEKQPIGVLDIDSPSLKRFSAADERVLNDFVDSLMKHIDKSVLRALN, translated from the coding sequence ATGTCCAAGACAATTGCTCCAATCATCATTGACCAAATCGACGCCCTTTTAACCGGCGAACCACACCCGATTGCTAACCTCGCTAACGCAGCAGCGCTGTTGTATAGCGAAATTAGCGACATTAACTGGGCTGGTTTCTACCTATATCACTCAGCTACCGATGAACTGATCCTTGGGCCCTTCCAAGGTAAAGTGGCCTGCATGCATATTCAAAATGGAAGCGGAGTGTGTGGGACAGCTTTAAAACGTCAAAGTACTTTACGAGTTGATAACGTTCACGAGTTTCCGGGCCACATTGCCTGTGATAGTGCATCTAACTCTGAAATTGTAATTCCTTTAATGGTAGAAAAGCAACCAATTGGCGTTTTAGATATTGACTCACCTAGCTTAAAACGCTTTAGCGCTGCTGATGAACGGGTGCTTAACGATTTTGTTGACAGTTTAATGAAACACATTGACAAGTCCGTTTTGCGTGCGTTAAACTAG
- the rpsD gene encoding 30S ribosomal protein S4, whose product MSRYTGPSWKVSRRLGISLSGTGKELARRPYAPGDHGQNNRRKISEYGMQLREKQKLRMMYGLTERQFANLFDRASKMREGVPGTNFMILLERRLDNMVYRLGLATTRRQARQLVNHGHITVDGKRVDIPSYEVEIGQVIGVREKSKDLKIINEAVEAVVGRPQFVQFDADKLEGSLVRLPERDELEAEIDDSLIVEYYNKL is encoded by the coding sequence ATGTCTAGATATACAGGTCCAAGTTGGAAAGTTTCTCGTCGTCTTGGTATTTCATTGTCAGGTACTGGTAAGGAATTGGCTCGCCGTCCTTACGCACCTGGTGACCACGGTCAAAACAACCGTCGTAAGATTTCTGAATACGGTATGCAACTTCGCGAAAAGCAAAAGTTACGTATGATGTACGGTTTAACTGAACGTCAATTCGCAAACCTTTTTGATCGTGCTAGCAAGATGCGCGAAGGTGTTCCAGGTACTAACTTCATGATCTTACTTGAACGTCGTTTGGACAACATGGTTTACCGTTTAGGTTTGGCAACTACTCGTCGTCAAGCTCGTCAATTAGTAAACCACGGTCACATCACCGTTGATGGCAAGCGCGTTGATATTCCATCATACGAAGTTGAAATTGGTCAAGTAATCGGCGTTCGCGAAAAGTCAAAAGATCTTAAGATCATTAACGAAGCTGTTGAAGCAGTCGTTGGACGTCCACAATTCGTTCAATTCGATGCTGACAAGCTTGAAGGTTCACTTGTTCGCCTTCCAGAACGTGACGAGCTTGAAGCGGAAATCGACGATTCACTTATCGTTGAATACTACAACAAGCTATAA
- a CDS encoding replication-associated recombination protein A: MQPLAYRMRPRTLEEVVGQKHLVCPGKIINRMVKAKRLSSMILYGPPGTGKTSIASAIAGSTKYAFRMLNAATDSKKQLQIVAEEAKMSGTVVLLLDEIHRLDKTKQDFLLPHLESGQIILIGATTENPYININPAIRSRTQIFEVKPLLPADIKEAIQMALQDSERGLGDLPLKMDENALQFVSEATGGDLRSALNAVELAARSTSPDAKGKIHLTLEILQECLQKRALTQDKDGDAHYDVISAFQKSIRGSDTDAALHYMARLLESGDLKSVIRRLLVIAYEDVGLANPPVCQRTVAAVTAAEHIGLPEARIPLANAVIELCVSPKSNAAITAIDNALGDIRDGKIGEVPDHLRDAHYQGAKALGRGTDYLYPHNYQNDWIPQQYLPNELKNASYFKAKGNSPFETKIYEQYQNLKNSQKSGL, encoded by the coding sequence ATGCAACCATTAGCATACCGGATGCGTCCCCGGACCCTTGAAGAAGTTGTTGGGCAAAAGCACTTAGTTTGCCCAGGAAAAATCATTAACCGGATGGTCAAGGCCAAGCGGTTATCTTCCATGATTTTATACGGTCCCCCCGGAACCGGAAAGACTAGTATCGCTAGTGCGATTGCTGGTTCAACTAAGTACGCGTTTCGCATGTTAAACGCAGCTACGGATTCTAAAAAACAACTCCAGATTGTTGCCGAAGAAGCAAAAATGAGTGGGACGGTCGTTCTCTTGCTCGATGAAATCCATCGACTAGACAAGACTAAGCAAGACTTTTTGCTTCCCCACTTGGAAAGCGGCCAGATTATTTTAATTGGGGCGACTACCGAGAACCCGTACATTAATATCAATCCGGCGATTCGCAGTCGAACCCAGATTTTTGAGGTTAAGCCACTTTTACCAGCTGACATTAAGGAAGCCATTCAAATGGCCCTCCAAGACTCTGAACGCGGATTGGGTGACCTTCCCCTCAAGATGGATGAAAACGCGTTGCAATTTGTTAGCGAGGCAACCGGAGGAGATTTGCGAAGTGCGCTAAACGCGGTCGAATTGGCGGCCCGGTCAACTTCACCAGACGCCAAGGGTAAAATTCACCTCACTTTGGAAATACTTCAAGAATGTCTCCAAAAGCGGGCTCTCACCCAGGATAAAGACGGGGACGCCCATTACGACGTGATCTCAGCGTTTCAAAAATCGATCCGGGGAAGCGATACGGACGCGGCATTGCATTACATGGCCCGGCTTTTAGAAAGTGGCGATTTAAAGAGCGTTATTCGGCGGTTACTGGTGATTGCTTACGAAGATGTGGGACTGGCTAATCCTCCCGTATGTCAACGAACGGTCGCGGCAGTCACCGCTGCGGAACACATTGGGCTGCCCGAAGCCCGGATTCCGCTTGCCAATGCCGTAATTGAGTTATGCGTTTCTCCCAAATCAAATGCTGCGATTACGGCGATTGACAATGCCCTCGGGGACATTCGCGATGGCAAAATTGGTGAAGTCCCTGACCACTTGCGGGATGCCCACTACCAAGGCGCAAAGGCTTTAGGACGGGGAACCGACTACCTTTACCCGCATAATTACCAAAACGACTGGATCCCACAGCAATATTTGCCTAACGAGTTAAAAAATGCCAGTTACTTCAAGGCGAAGGGCAATAGCCCCTTTGAAACTAAGATTTACGAACAGTACCAAAACTTGAAAAATTCACAAAAATCAGGACTTTAA
- a CDS encoding universal stress protein codes for MAQQYKHILVPVDGSKEAELAFRKAVAVAKRNDGAELHLLHVIDTRAFQNISNFDNAMVEQVTETAKKTLDRYVEEAKNDGLENIAYSIEYGTPKAVISQDVPKELHTDLIMIGATGLNAVERLLIGSVTEYVTRTATCDVLVVRTSLENN; via the coding sequence ATGGCTCAACAATATAAGCATATTCTCGTACCAGTAGATGGTTCTAAGGAAGCAGAATTAGCCTTTCGCAAGGCGGTCGCGGTAGCTAAACGTAATGATGGCGCAGAATTGCATCTTCTTCACGTAATTGATACCCGCGCTTTCCAAAATATTTCTAACTTCGACAACGCAATGGTGGAACAAGTTACGGAAACTGCTAAAAAAACGTTAGATCGTTACGTTGAAGAAGCTAAAAACGATGGTTTAGAAAACATCGCCTATTCAATCGAATACGGCACACCAAAGGCCGTGATTTCTCAAGACGTACCAAAGGAATTGCATACGGACTTAATTATGATTGGTGCAACCGGACTAAATGCTGTTGAACGCTTATTAATCGGTTCAGTAACCGAATACGTCACCCGGACAGCAACTTGCGACGTGTTGGTCGTTCGTACTAGCTTAGAAAACAACTAA
- a CDS encoding DNA-3-methyladenine glycosylase I, which yields MRQRCQWAATSPVLQRYHDEVWGRPVFTDQELFESLARQIFQSGLKMQLVLTKLPEMASVMDHWQIDAIGNYSEVKVQQLLRDPLMIKNERKLRAVIHNAQVIQQMNDSQQSFSDWLWAQVGFVPLDLHQRTNAKVLVQHPVAKRVCQEMRKQGFTFIGPRNVSFFLQDAGLLNGHWINCAQRQAGGW from the coding sequence ATGCGACAACGTTGCCAATGGGCTGCAACTAGCCCGGTTTTACAAAGATACCATGACGAGGTGTGGGGCAGACCGGTCTTTACTGACCAAGAGTTATTTGAGAGTTTAGCGCGGCAAATCTTTCAGTCGGGGTTGAAAATGCAGTTGGTATTAACTAAGCTCCCGGAAATGGCCTCCGTTATGGATCATTGGCAAATTGATGCAATCGGTAATTATTCGGAAGTTAAGGTCCAGCAGCTTTTGCGGGATCCGTTAATGATTAAAAATGAGCGTAAGTTACGAGCAGTGATCCATAACGCGCAGGTGATTCAACAAATGAATGACAGCCAGCAGTCCTTTAGTGATTGGCTATGGGCACAAGTTGGCTTTGTACCACTGGACTTGCATCAGCGTACTAATGCAAAAGTGTTGGTGCAACATCCAGTCGCTAAACGAGTGTGTCAGGAGATGAGAAAGCAGGGCTTTACGTTTATCGGCCCACGGAACGTCAGCTTCTTTCTGCAAGATGCGGGACTACTTAATGGGCACTGGATTAATTGTGCGCAACGACAAGCAGGGGGCTGGTAA